A genomic window from Candidatus Eisenbacteria bacterium includes:
- a CDS encoding DUF2203 domain-containing protein, with amino-acid sequence MERIRNKIFTLDEANALLPELERALDTLTTLGHEISSLRREIQVLSAIESSGASTSSPDVRALRDRERDVAERIDRFRHTLAGTSGLGCIIRDLELGLVDFYTMAGGRIVCLCWRRGESRIEHWHPVDEGFSGRRPLEDLA; translated from the coding sequence ATGGAGCGCATCCGGAACAAGATCTTCACGCTCGACGAAGCGAACGCGCTTCTACCCGAGCTCGAGCGGGCCCTCGACACCCTCACTACCCTGGGCCACGAAATCAGTTCCCTCCGACGGGAGATCCAGGTGCTCTCCGCGATCGAGTCGAGCGGCGCCTCCACGTCGAGCCCGGACGTCCGGGCGCTCCGCGACCGGGAGCGGGACGTGGCGGAGCGGATCGACCGGTTCCGCCACACCCTGGCGGGGACCTCGGGACTCGGCTGCATCATCCGCGACCTCGAGCTGGGGCTCGTGGACTTCTACACGATGGCGGGAGGCCGCATCGTGTGCCTCTGCTGGCGCCGCGGGGAGTCTCGGATCGAGCACTGGCACCCGGTGGACGAAGGGTTCTCGGGCCGCCGCCCCCTCGAAGACCTCGCCTGA